A section of the Phacochoerus africanus isolate WHEZ1 chromosome 4, ROS_Pafr_v1, whole genome shotgun sequence genome encodes:
- the MRPL16 gene encoding 39S ribosomal protein L16, mitochondrial yields the protein MWRLLARACAPLLRAPLSDSWAAPSATAGFKTLLPVPTFEDVAIPEKPKLRFVERVPLVPKVRRERKNLSDIRGPSTEATEFTEGRFAILALGGGYLHWGHFEMMRLTINRSMDPKNMFALWRVPAPFKPITRKGMGQRMGGGKGAIDHYVTPVKAGRLIVEMGGRCEFKEVQGFLDLVAHKLPFPAKAVSRETLEKMRKDQEERERNNQNPWTFERIATANMLGIRKVLSPYDLTHKGRYWGKFYTPERV from the exons ATGTGGCGGCTGCTGGCTCGCGCCTGCGCGCCCCTCTTGCGAGCGCCTTTGTCAG ATTCTTGGGCAGCCCCGTCCGCCACTGCTGGCTTCAAGACGCTGCTCCCGGTGCCAACTTTTGAAG ATGTTGCCATTCCTGAAAAGCCGAAGCTTAGATTTGTTGAAAGGGTACCACTTGTGCCAAAAGTGAGAAGAGAACGTAAAAACCTGAGTGACATACGGGGACCTTCCACTGAAGCCACTGAGTTCACAGAAGGCCGCTTTGCAATCTTG GCGCTGGGTGGCGGTTACCTCCACTGGGGGCATTTTGAAATGATGCGCCTGACAATCAACCGCTCTATGGACCCCAAGAACATGTTTGCCTTGTGGCGGGTACCAGCCCCTTTCAAGCCCATCACCCGCAAGGGCATGGGACAGCGGATGGGGGGCGGCAAAGGTGCCATCGATCACTACGTGACTCCTGTGAAGGCCGGCCGCCTCATCGTAGAGATGGGCGGGCGTTGTGAATTCAAAGAGGTACAAGGTTTCCTCGACCTGGTTGCCCACAAGTTGCCCTTCCCCGCGAAGGCTGTGAGCCGTGAGACTCTAGAAAAGATGCGGAAAGATCAAGAGGAACGAGAACGGAACAACCAAAACCCCTGGACCTTTGAGCGCATCGCCACTGCCAACATGCTGGGGATACGGAAAGTGCTGAGCCCCTACGACCTGACCCACAAGGGGCGGTACTGGGGCAAGTTCTACACGCCTGAGCGTGTGTAG